The Salvelinus alpinus chromosome 35, SLU_Salpinus.1, whole genome shotgun sequence genome window below encodes:
- the LOC139564485 gene encoding opsin, ultraviolet-sensitive-like: MSLGVNGSWRGSVPSSIPTAFLSHLSPSTDLGVAIFLIVTGVVSVVGNGIVLLVYCRKKKKLRPPELMTINLAICDFGYSLLGAPCLIISSVSHGWVFGEAGCLWYGLQGFVFGIGSLITTCLISLDRCLKICSFRYGQWIERRHMSMSIGLVWFYSLFWASLPVFGFGSYGPEPFGTSCTINWWGMRSSFIDRLYILLILIMCFFLPTLTIVASYVTILLTVYRSSRALASIPSSTVTHTSKDLRLTKIAAVVCSTFLLSWTPYAIVSLYSALAPKEEHGAGEAMQGGGPSMGTGGSTGIASAFPNIPNIMGLLNWTSTENYGSVYYDPGESLRDVTNPDPYSYSGLGHSLSAASTRSSAPSQEGESETGSNRPVSCLPPMVSLIPAMFAKSHCMINPFIYQIMNKEFREDVYDILFGRQNGERRRMRGRAGSYSDTHKGSLSYCHSWRGRSNPKAMPMVELGKKERACDTTSVGWDALGVASLDTQVNMDGQSLSEAGRELGGSTSSSLMTE; encoded by the exons gtGTAGTGTCAGTGGTTGGGAATGGCATAGTGCTGTTGGTTTACTGTAGAAAGAAGAAGAAACTCAGACCACCAGAACTCATGACTATTAACCTGGCCATCTGTGATTTTGGATACAGCCTCTTGGGGGCGCCATGCCTCATAATTTCCAG TGTGTCCCATGGCTGGGTGTTTGGGGAAGCAGGGTGCCTGTGGTACGGGTTGCAGGGCTTTGTTTTTGGGATCGGCTCCCTCATCACCACCTGTCTCATCTCTCTGGACCGCTGCCTCAAGATCTGCAGCTTCAGATACG gTCAGTGGATTGAGAGACGTCACATGTCCATGTCCATAGGGCTGGTGTGGTTCTACTCTCTGTTCTGGGCCTCCCTGCCTGTCTTCGGCTTTGGCAGCTACGGACCAGAACCCTTTGGGACCAGCTGCACCATCAACTG GTGGGGGATGAGGTCATCTTTCATCGACAGGCTCTACATCTTGCTGATCCTGATCATGTGCTTTTTTCTCCCCACACTGACCATCGTCGCCTCCTACGTGACCATTCTGCTGACG gtttACCGTTCTAGTCGCGCTCTGGCATCTATTCCCTCCTCAACTGTCACTCACACCAGCAAAGACCTGAGACTCACAAAG atAGCAGCTGTGGTGTGCTCCACCTTCCTCTTATCCTGGACTCCCTATGCCATTGTCTCCCTCTACTCCGCCTTGGCCCCCAAGGAGGAGCATGGGGCTGGGGAGGCCATGCAGGGAGGAGGCCCCTCCATGGGGACTGGAGGATCCACCGGGATAGCCTCAGCCTTCCCAAACATCCCCAACATTATGGGTCTCCTCAATTGGACCTCCACGGAAAACTACGGAAGTGTCTACTACGACCCTGGAGAATCCTTGCGGGACGTGACCAACCCAGATCCCTACTCCTATTCTGGCTTAGGCCACAGTCTGTCTGCTGCTTCCACCCGCAGTTCAGCCCCAAGCCAGGAGGGGGAGTCGGAGACAGGGAGCAACCGGCCGGTGTCCTGCCTGCCACCTATGGTGTCTCTGATACCAGCAATGTTCGCCAAGTCTCACTGCATGATTAACCCCTTCATCTACCAGATCATGAACAAGGAGTTCAGAGAGGACGTGTACGACATACTGTTTGGGAGACAGaacggggagaggaggagaatgcGGGGAAGAGCAGGGAGCTACTCTGACA cCCACAAAGGCAGCCTCTCCTACTGCCACAGCTGGCGAGGGAGGAGCAACCCCAAGGCCATGCCCATGGTGGAGttggggaagaaagagagggctTGCGACACCACCTCGGTGGGGTGGGACGCCCTGGGCGTGGCCTCGCTGGACACACAGGTCAACATGGACGGGCAGAGTCTGAGCGAGGCAGGGAGAGAGCTGGGGGGTTCCACCTCTAGTAGTCTGATGACcgagtga